In Candidatus Kaistella beijingensis, a genomic segment contains:
- a CDS encoding TlpA disulfide reductase family protein, with product MKNLFFLILFLNSNFSFSQKSTNFKIFGKIDGLNNTFIYLSYDGVRENRKWDSVKIKNNKFYFEGHINESKNGFLTILKNNRVNDLNNLKLSDRFFIDPNSSIKIQLDSKNFHKAKVEGSKSQNDFSRFQNLVKQNKDNYEKVVKDYVAKNENTYVGMYLLKNNFDIFPYAQIKNFYENLSVENAKSEYGKLIFETLKKLELAIPGKKAYNFSGKGFNNENIELANFEGNYVLVDFWASWCKPCREKNPHLIELYNRYKKDGFLIIGIADDMEFQDKWRKVILKDKIEIWPQLNDNSINDHYVVNFIPTQFLIDRSGVIIHRYDDVNEPFENLKKDLEEILNK from the coding sequence ATGAAAAATTTATTTTTTCTAATTTTATTTCTGAACTCTAATTTTTCATTTTCACAGAAAAGTACAAACTTCAAAATTTTCGGAAAAATTGATGGATTAAACAATACTTTCATATATTTAAGTTATGATGGTGTAAGAGAAAATAGAAAATGGGACAGCGTGAAAATTAAAAATAATAAGTTCTATTTTGAAGGTCATATCAATGAGAGCAAAAATGGTTTCTTGACCATATTAAAAAACAATCGAGTAAATGATTTAAATAATCTGAAATTGAGCGATCGTTTTTTTATTGATCCCAATTCCTCCATAAAAATACAATTAGATTCAAAGAATTTTCATAAAGCAAAAGTAGAGGGTTCTAAATCACAAAATGATTTTAGCAGATTTCAAAATTTAGTTAAGCAAAACAAAGACAATTACGAAAAGGTAGTGAAAGATTATGTGGCCAAAAACGAGAATACTTATGTAGGAATGTATTTGCTGAAAAATAATTTTGACATTTTCCCGTATGCACAAATTAAAAACTTCTACGAAAATCTGAGTGTTGAAAATGCAAAAAGTGAATACGGAAAGTTAATATTTGAAACCCTCAAAAAATTAGAATTAGCAATTCCTGGCAAAAAAGCTTATAATTTTTCAGGTAAAGGTTTTAATAATGAAAATATTGAATTAGCCAATTTTGAAGGGAATTATGTTCTTGTGGATTTTTGGGCAAGTTGGTGTAAACCGTGTCGTGAAAAAAATCCACATCTTATAGAACTATATAATAGATATAAGAAAGATGGATTTTTAATCATTGGAATTGCCGATGACATGGAATTTCAAGATAAATGGAGAAAGGTAATTTTAAAAGATAAAATTGAAATTTGGCCACAATTAAATGATAATTCAATCAACGATCATTATGTGGTAAATTTTATTCCGACTCAATTTTTGATTGACAGATCGGGGGTAATTATACATCGCTATGATGATGTAAATGAACCTTTTGAAAATCTGAAGAAAGATTTGGAAGAGATTTTAAATAAGTAA
- a CDS encoding alpha/beta hydrolase family protein, which produces MKMLKEKNILIQNPETKNFLADAFYPETSEKLPLVIFAHGYKGYKDWGAWNFMAEKFAEAGFFFVKFNFSHNGTTIENPKDFADLEAFGNNNFTKEMSDYDAVLNYFYDHPIIDQSKIAIIGHSRGGGISVIKAFEDERVKALISLAGVSHFGYRFPSGERLEEWKNNGVMFSENARTKQQMPHYYQFFEDYKNNEDRFSVQRCAQNLTKPFLIIQGTNDEAVKDKEAFLLNEWCKTSELFLMENANHVFGAKEPWTEDFMPKDLDIAVEKMINFLKNNFDRD; this is translated from the coding sequence TTGAAAATGCTCAAAGAAAAAAACATCCTCATCCAAAATCCTGAAACCAAGAACTTTCTTGCCGACGCTTTTTATCCCGAAACTTCCGAAAAACTTCCACTCGTGATTTTTGCACACGGCTACAAAGGTTACAAAGATTGGGGCGCTTGGAATTTCATGGCGGAGAAATTTGCTGAGGCAGGTTTTTTCTTTGTAAAATTCAACTTTTCGCACAACGGAACGACGATTGAAAACCCGAAAGATTTTGCAGATTTGGAAGCCTTCGGTAATAATAATTTCACCAAGGAAATGTCGGATTATGATGCGGTTTTAAATTATTTTTATGACCATCCAATAATTGACCAATCCAAAATCGCCATCATCGGTCACAGTCGCGGCGGCGGAATTTCGGTGATTAAAGCGTTTGAAGATGAGCGAGTGAAAGCTTTGATTTCATTGGCGGGAGTCAGTCATTTCGGGTATCGTTTTCCGTCCGGCGAAAGATTGGAAGAATGGAAAAATAACGGCGTCATGTTTTCTGAAAACGCACGAACCAAACAACAGATGCCACATTATTACCAATTTTTTGAGGATTATAAAAATAATGAAGACCGATTTAGTGTTCAGCGTTGCGCACAAAATCTCACAAAACCGTTTTTAATTATTCAGGGAACAAATGATGAAGCGGTGAAAGATAAAGAAGCGTTTCTACTAAACGAATGGTGCAAAACTTCCGAACTTTTCCTCATGGAAAATGCCAATCATGTTTTTGGTGCTAAAGAACCATGGACAGAAGATTTTATGCCAAAAGATTTGGATATTGCTGTTGAAAAAATGATTAATTTTCTGAAGAATAATTTTGATAGAGATTAA